The Methanomassiliicoccales archaeon genome has a window encoding:
- a CDS encoding potassium transporter TrkA — protein sequence MKDISEVIVDLAYAALMFDSKEIGEEVKHLESTMDTLNYEIRIKAMLASRTPDDAIQLSGLLQVASAAEAISNAAGDVVDLLSTEIEKRPFLTFILRDAEEKIRMLILSDRSDMVSRTIEDLSVESETGMRIIAIKRGKRWIYDPEDETKLKGGDLLIVRGTEDGFETLRRYTSAKEKWPAEEEGS from the coding sequence ATGAAGGACATATCGGAGGTAATTGTCGATCTTGCTTATGCCGCTCTCATGTTCGACAGCAAGGAGATTGGCGAGGAGGTCAAGCATCTGGAGAGCACCATGGACACCCTCAATTACGAGATCAGAATCAAGGCGATGCTCGCTTCAAGGACTCCAGATGATGCGATCCAGCTCTCAGGGCTTTTGCAAGTGGCGAGTGCTGCAGAGGCGATCTCCAATGCCGCGGGCGACGTGGTCGATCTACTCAGCACTGAGATAGAGAAGAGGCCATTTCTTACCTTCATTCTTCGAGATGCTGAGGAGAAAATCAGAATGTTGATCCTCTCGGATAGGTCCGACATGGTCTCCAGGACCATCGAGGATCTGAGTGTGGAGTCGGAGACGGGAATGAGGATCATTGCCATCAAGAGAGGAAAGCGCTGGATCTATGACCCCGAGGACGAGACCAAGCTGAAGGGAGGAGATCTCCTGATAGTGAGGGGGACAGAAGATGGTTTCGAGACCCTGAGGCGATACACCAGTGCCAAAGAGAAATGGCCCGCTGAAGAGGAGGGCAGTTGA
- a CDS encoding Mg/Co/Ni transporter MgtE encodes MTECGRMAARRRVREFVSRNKSVFRLGLAALTISSLADLLAGITLGYMTGTLELLPGLIVLIPAAIGMRGNIFGAVGSRLGTALHIGTFELSLKKGSVLRQNLQSSLLLTMFMSFIMGILAKLVSDAVGADSASLASFVFISVIGGVLAGLVLVFINLLVAYVGYKREWDIDNISAPIITAAGDIVTLPMLFIAAIIVLNLGDIGLSTIVDMAVLAMLAITVLLAIYALRSRDREVRTVLKESSPVLIFCILLDLGAGLAIDNQLTSLVALPALLVLVPPFLEEANALGGILTSRMSSLLHMGLMEPKKAPSKIALENFAILYIFSLWVFVIVGVFTHIVSLAVGFASPGLVEMVLLSLTAGICTVTVLNILSYYVAVSTFRFSLNPDNLSIPLTSSTIDLVGSIFLMAFLVVLGLS; translated from the coding sequence ATGACGGAGTGTGGAAGGATGGCTGCCAGGAGGCGGGTTAGGGAGTTCGTCTCAAGGAACAAGAGCGTCTTCAGACTCGGCCTGGCAGCTCTCACCATATCCTCACTTGCCGATCTTCTAGCTGGTATCACGCTCGGATACATGACCGGCACCCTAGAACTTCTACCGGGCCTGATCGTGCTCATCCCCGCGGCAATAGGAATGAGGGGGAACATCTTCGGTGCGGTGGGCAGCAGACTGGGAACCGCGCTACATATCGGTACATTCGAGCTGTCGCTAAAGAAGGGTAGCGTGCTGAGGCAGAACCTTCAGAGCTCTCTGCTCTTGACTATGTTCATGTCATTCATAATGGGTATCCTAGCCAAGCTTGTCTCAGACGCAGTGGGGGCGGATAGCGCAAGCCTAGCCTCATTTGTATTCATATCAGTCATCGGTGGAGTGTTGGCTGGACTGGTTCTGGTGTTCATAAATCTACTAGTGGCCTATGTCGGATACAAGCGGGAATGGGACATCGATAACATATCCGCCCCAATAATAACAGCTGCGGGAGACATAGTAACCCTGCCAATGCTCTTCATCGCCGCCATCATTGTGCTCAATTTGGGGGATATCGGGCTTTCCACGATAGTGGATATGGCTGTATTGGCAATGCTGGCTATAACAGTGCTATTGGCGATCTATGCCCTAAGGTCAAGGGACCGGGAGGTAAGGACCGTGTTGAAGGAGAGTTCCCCTGTCCTGATTTTCTGCATCCTTCTGGATCTGGGTGCCGGTTTGGCCATAGACAATCAGCTGACGAGTCTAGTGGCGCTTCCTGCGTTGCTGGTGCTAGTCCCGCCATTCCTGGAGGAGGCAAACGCCCTTGGCGGTATACTCACCTCAAGGATGTCGTCCCTACTGCACATGGGTTTGATGGAGCCTAAGAAAGCTCCAAGCAAGATTGCCCTTGAGAACTTTGCCATACTATACATATTCTCTTTGTGGGTCTTCGTGATAGTTGGCGTGTTCACCCACATCGTGTCCCTTGCGGTGGGTTTCGCCTCACCCGGACTGGTTGAGATGGTATTGCTCTCCCTTACCGCCGGGATATGTACTGTCACGGTACTCAACATTCTCTCGTACTACGTTGCGGTTTCCACATTCCGTTTCTCACTTAATCCAGATAATCTCAGCATCCCTCTAACCTCATCCACCATTGACCTAGTGGGCTCCATCTTCCTGATGGCTTTCCTAGTGGTCCTCGGTCTCAGCTAG